The DNA segment AGCCCTCGGTAGAGCTTATGGAAGCTTTTCCAACCGTAATCATCGGTTTTCTTGCTGGCTTATGGTTTGCTCCGATCGTTGAAACCTACTTGCCAGCAGTCATCAGCTTACTGATCTTCTTGCCTTTATCGACAATTCTTGTCGGCGGATTATGGCACTGTTTGCCTCGTAAAGTGCTCGATGATATGCCAAATGGCTGGCATGCACTGATCTTAATGCCTGCGATTATTGTGATAGTTACAGTGTTGATTTGGTTTAGTGGTGAGATAGAAATGTGGCTATTTGACGGCGATGTGCGTCGAGTCTTAGCCGATTACGGCATTAGTTACGACCAGCGAAACGCTCTGGTGGTAGGCTTTGCCATGGGCTTTGCGGTGATTCCCACCATTTTTACGATTGCAGAAGATGCCATATTTTCTGTGCCAAAGCACCTATCCGATGGTTCACTCGCTCTCGGTGCCACACCATGGCAGACCTTGGTTTACGTGGTTCTATTGACTGCGAGTCCAGGGATATTCTCTGCGGTGATGATGGGGCTTGGACGCGCTGTGGGGGAGACCATGATTGTGTTAATGGCAACGGGCAATACCCCAGTGATGGACTGGAATGTGTTTGAGGGAATGAAAACACTGGCTGCGACCATTGCCGTAGAGATGCCGGAATCAGATGTTGCCAGCTCTCATTATCGAATTCTATTTCTAGCTGCTTTATTGCTTCTGGCATTTACCTTTGCTGTGAACTCGCTTGCTGAGTGGGTTCGTTTACGTCTACGAGAGAAGTATCGAGCACTATGATGATTAAGGTTTTGGCTCAATGAAGCTCGGAATACGCTGGTTTAAATCGGGGGCGCCTTGGATCTGGCTGACAGGCGGTGCAGTCAGTGTCAGTATGCTCTCTGTTCTTGGCTTGTTGCTCTTGATCGGCTGGAAAGGGCTCTCTTATTTTTGGCCCGCTCAACTGACAATGTGGACAACGCATGATGGTACGCAGATTGTGGGTCAACTCTATGCCGATGAAAAAGTACCGGTGAGTTACCTGCAAGAGATGCTGCCGGATGTTCCTGATCAAATACAAGACAACACGCTCATTCGCCGCTTAAGTATCAAGGTAGCGAATCGAGAGCTCTACAGCTCAGATTTTGTCTCTTTTCTTGAAACCGATGTCGCACAAACCAGTGTTCCTGATGATTGGGCGGTGATTGAGCGTAGCCGTAACGGCGACTTCTTTGGGTTGCCTGTTGGGTATCGTCAAGCTAATGGCAAGGTCATAGACTCACCTTTAGAGGAGTTACCTAAAGGGTTGGTGTACGCCCAAAACTTGCGTGATGAGATTAATCGAATCCTAGAGACAGAAATTCGCTTGATCAGTCGCTCAATGGACAAACTCAAGCTTGAGCATCGCAAGCGCGAACTCAACGGTAACTTGTCAGAGGTTTATCTAGAAACCTATCGTGCGCGTCATCAAACTCTAATGGTACAGTTGCGAGTTGCAGAGCAGCAGTTGGATGGCTTGCGGGAGTTATTAGACAGAGAGGCTCTGATTGTCGAGGATATGCTTGGCTCGCGAACGGAAATTCCACTCAGTCAAATTTACGATATTTGGTTTCCGAACCAGATGACAATTGGGGAGAAGATCACCCACTGGTTTGGAGAGGTTTGGAAGTTTTTGTCCGAGAACCCTCGAGAGTCTAACTCTGAGGGGGGCGTATTTCCTGCGATTTTTGGCACTGTGCTGTTGGTGTTGATCATGGCTATCGTAGTGACGCCACTTGGGGTGATTGCCGCTATTTATCTTCATGAGTATGCGGAGAATAACTGGTTAACCCGACTGACACGCGTCGCAGTGATTAACCTAGCGGGTGTCCCTTCGATCGTTTATGGTGTATTTGGTCTAGGCTTCTTTGTTTATACCCTAGGGGGAAGTATTGATAGCCTGTTTTATTCTGAGCGACTACCAGCCCCCACTTTTGGTACCCCTGGTTTGCTATGGTCTTCATTGACCCTCGCTATTTTAACCCTGCCAGTGGTTATTGTTGCCACGGAAGAGGGCTTATCCCGTATTCCAAAATCCGTGCGTGATGGTTCTTTTGCTCTTGGTGCAACTCAATCAGAAACCTTGATGCGGATCGTGCTGCCAATGGCCACTCCAGCGATGATCACCGGGCTGATTCTTGCGGTGGCTCGCGCGGCTGGTGAGGTTGCGCCACTCATGTTGGTGGGGGTGGTAAAACTCGCCTCAAGTCTACCCGTCGATGGTGAGTTCCCATTTTTACATTTAGATCGAAAGTTCATGCACTTGGGCTTTCACATCTATGATTTAGGTTTTCAAACCAGCAATATTGAAGCGGCGAGACCTCTGGTTTTTGCTACCGCTTTCTTGTTAGTGTTAGTTATTGTTGCTCTTAACTTAACCGCGATCAGTATCCGTAACAATCTACGTGAAAAGTATCGCACGTTAGGGCAGGATTAATTATGTTTGCAGTGAGACTAATATGTTTTCAGTAAGCCAAGCACTTGGCTATGCGCCACCTCTTGATGTGCACAACCTTAGAGATGATCAGACAGCGATCGCGATTGAAGATCTCAATTTGCACTATAAAAACGTCAAAGCCCTTGATGGTATCTCGATGCGCATCCCAAAAGGGCAGGTGACGGCATTCATCGGCCCGTCAGGTTGTGGCAAATCGACTCTACTGCGCTGTATTAACCGAATGAATGATTTAGTGGATGGCTGTTCGATTCAAGGCAAGGTTAGTCTGCATGCTAAGAACGTCTATGATCCAGATGTCGATGTACCCACCCTACGTCGCCGTGTGGGTATGGTGTTTCAGCGTCCAAATCCTTTCCCTAAGTCAATTTATGAAAATGTGGTTTATGGCTTGCGACTGCAAGGTATTCGCAATAGCCGCCTACTCGATGATGCCGTTGAGCGCTCTTTGCGTGCGGCTGCGCTATGGGATGAAGTAAAACATCGACTGGATGACAATGCTTTTGGCCTGTCTGGTGGTCAGCAGCAGCGTCTGGTGATAGCACGAGCGATTGCCATTGAGCCGGAAGTACTATTGCTGGATGAGCCCACCTCGGCGCTTGACCCAATCTCAACCTTAACCATTGAAGAGCTGATCACCGACTTAAAAAGTCAATACACCGTGGTGATTGTGACGCATAATATGCAGCAAGCGGCGCGAGTGAGTGATCATACCGCCTTTATTCATATGGGGAACTTGGTAGAGTATTCAGATACCGACTCTATCTTCACTTCACCCGTGAAGAAGCAGACAGAAGACTATATTACTGGCCGATACGGCTAATTAAGGACACCTTACATCCATGAATTTTGGTCGCCACATCTCTGGGCAATTTAACGTTGAGCTGGAATCTATCCGAACGCATGTTTTGACCATGGGAGGTTTGGTTGAGCAGCAGCTCTCCTTTGCACTTCAAGCGTTAAACAAAGAAGATATTGATTTAGCGCGTAAAGTGGTGAAAGACGATCACAAAGTCAATGTGATGGAGATGTCGATTGATGAAGCGTGTACGCGCATCATCGCCAAGCGTCAGCCGACGGCGAAAGACTTACGTCTGATTATGGCGATCATCAAGACCATTAGTGACCTTGAGCGGATCGGTGATGTTGCAACCAAAATTGCTTACGTGGCAATTGAGACACCATCCTCTAAACAGCGTAAATACCATGTTTCTTTGGAAACACTATGTCGACTTGCGATTGATATGCTGCACCAAGCGCTTGATGCATTTGCTCGTATGGATGTGGAATCTGCGGCTCAAGTGCACAAGATGGATGACAAAATCGATGCCGAATGCAAAGCGGTAATTGAACAGCTTACCAAGCTAATGATGGAGTACCCGAAAAATATTCCATCCATGCTGCAGATTATGCAGTCGGCTCATGCGATTGAACGTGTCGGAGATCGCTGTCAGAACATCTGTGAATACATCGTCTACTTTGTGATTGGTAAGGATGTGCGCCACCTTGAAGATGATGACTTGGGTCGCGCACTAAACGATATTTAGCCAAGCTTGTTGAGCGCGTCAGCAACGGCTTGAATTGCTTTAGGGTTGGTGATGGGAACGATAAAGTCATCAACCTCAGTATTGCCCATCTGCGCGGCGTTAGAGACAAATGTCATCTGACTGTTGCGCGTTGTTTTACCTGATAAGTGAACCTCGTTCACATGCGTTTGTGTGACAATGTCATTCACGTTTTGTGCATTCACACCTGCCCCTGCCATAATTGAAATTCTGCCATCAGCTTGCTCAACAAGCGCTCTGAGTGTAGAGATGCCTTCCTGGGCCGAGCAAGCTTGACCCGAGGTAAGCACTCGCTCACATCCTAAACGGATAATCTGCTCAAGAGCTTGTTCAATATCAGCGCATTGATCGATCGCACGATGGAAAGTGACCCCCAAACCATTGGCTTTGGCGGTATCCACCAGCTTGCTCATTGCCGGCATATCGAGATGACCTTCTACGGTGAGCATGCCCGTCACAATACCTTGCAAGCCAGCAGTCGCAGCAGCTTCAATATCAAGGCACATCAGCTCAACATCATACTCGTTATAGAGAAAATCCCCTTGGCGAGGGCGGATCATCGCATACACAGGAACGCGACTGAGCTTGGCCGCACGGCACATTAAGCCATAGCTCGGAGTGAGACCGCCTAAGTCAAGGGACGAGCATAGTTCAATACGACTCGCACCCCCTTCAATCGCAAGTGGCAGAGATTCTAGATGATCGATACAGACTTCAATTTGCATGGTTTACTCAATTAAACAAAACATTCGAACAAAAAAAGAGCATAGAATTTGCTTCTATGCTCTCATAATTTTCTCAAATAAAGTGTGATGCGAATTACGCCGCGTCTTCTTCTTTAGGTTCTTCAACCACTTCAACTGGCTTAGCCTTCTTTGGTGCTGGTTTACGTTTGGCACCGAGTGCATACAGCACTTCTTCTTTGTTTTGAGCAAGGAACATGGCAAGGTCTTCTTGTTTACCTTCATCTTCCATTAGTTCACTCTTACCCAATAGCTCGAACAGCTCATCAGCCATATCCAGCATTTTGTCATAAGCGTCCGCTTCGGCTTTAGAGGTAAAAGTCATCTTTTCTTCTCCGTTGCGTTCCACCACGTACTTCACGATTACAGCCATGGTTAATCCTCTAATCTAATCTTCAAAATAACTGGCTTTTTATACAGTTTTTGAACAGCAAAGTCCAGTTGTCAGCGACTAGATGGGATCAAGCGCTCATTGATTCAGCGAATGAATGTCGGGTAATAAAGTATGGTCGTTAAGTTATGCTTACCGGGGTTTTGTTTGGGTTTTGCCTGATAGATCATGCTGATGAAAATCAGTTGTGCTAATCTCGTGGGCATCATAGATACAGCCCGATGAGTTGCCTTTGTTTACTGTCTATCACTCCAATCAAATTGACGTCCTCAAAACCTTATTGGTTGAGTTAATAAAACGCGATCCACTGGAAAATCCTCTCGAAGCAGAACAGATTCTTGTTCAAAGTCCAGGTATGTCACAGTGGTTAAAAATGGCATTGGCGGAAGAGTTCGGTGTTGCAGCCAATCTCGAATTTCCTTTGCCGGCGACTTTTATCTGGAACATGTTTAGCCATGTGTTACCGGATGTGCCAGAGCGCAGCTTTTTCAATAAAGAGGCGATGGTTTGGAAATTGATGACACTGCTACCCAAGCAGCTTGAACACCCAGAGTTTGCCCCACTTAAGCAGTACTTGAGTGATGATGAGCAGCAGATCAAACAGTATCAATTAGCCGAAAAAATTGCCGATATCTTTGATGGTTACTTGGTGTATCGTCCTGAATGGATTGCAAGTTGGGAAGCGGGGCAGTCTGTCGACGAGATCGAAGGGGAACATGAGTGGCAGCCCATGCTGTGGCAAGCGCTGTATGACTATACGGTATCGCTTGATCAATCTCCGTATCATCGTGCTAATCTGTACGAGCACTTTATTGATACCTTGCAATCCTATCAAGGAGAGTTCGATAAGCTACCGAAACGACTATTTATCTTCGGTATCTCTTCACTGCCTCCGCGCTACCTAGATGCATTAAAGGCGCTTGGTGAGCACATTGATGTACACCTGATGTTCACCAACCCTTGTCAATATTATTGGGGCGAGGTCAGGGACAAGCGCTTTATTGCGAAATTGGCCGCCAAGCACCGCCAACACTTGGTGTTCAATCAGCAGCAGAGTGCGATTGACGGTGAAACCCCAATACTCAAAGGCTCAATCGAACAGAATACCCTAGATGAGTTGCACGTAGATGCGGTAGGCAACAGTCTGCTAGCCTCGATGGGCAAACTTGGTCGTGACAATCTATACCTTCTATCTCAATTGGAATCGAACGAGATTGAGGCGTTTGTCGATATTGAGCGCGATACGCTGCTACATCAATTACAGGCTGATATCCTCAACCTTGAAGAGCACCAAGACGATAACATTCTTGATTCGAGTGTGCATAAGCAGGTTGTCCAGGCCGATGATAAGTCGGTGACAGTGCATGTATGCCATAGCGCGATGCGTGAAGTTGAAGTTTTGCATGATCAATTGCTCGCGATGTTTGAGCGTCAGCCTGATTTAAAACCAAGAGACATCATTGTTATGGTGGCTGATATCAATGCTTACAGCCCGGCAATTCAAGCGGTGTTTGGTAACGCCAGTGCTGACCGATACATTCCGTTTTCGATTTCTGACCGCACGGCAGACAAAGAGAGCCCGATCCTCAATGCATTTAGCTCGCTATTATTACTGCCTGAGTCGCGTTGTACTGCATCTGAGCTATTGGAGCTTCTAGAAACGCCGGCGATCATGCGCAAGTTTGGCCTTGATTACAGTGACTTCCAGCAGGCTAAGCTGTGGGTCGAAGCTTCTGGTATTCGTTGGGGGCTTTCTCCACAAACCGCGACCGAATTTGACCTCCCAATGGGGGAGCAAAATACGTGGCAGTTTGGTATTGAGCGTATGCTGCTCGGCTATGCAATGGCTGTTGATGCGCCTCTGTTTGAATCCAGCCACGGCACCATTGCTCCGTATAACGAAGTGCAAGGTCTGTCTGCCGAGCTTGCGGGGAAACTGGCGCATTACATTGAGAGTGTCGGTCAATATCGTGCGCGACTTGGGCAAGTTCAGACGGTTGCGGATTGGCAAGTCTGTCTTGGTGAGCTACTTGAGGGTTTCTTTGCACCAGAGCTAGAAGAAGAGGTGGCGCTGCACGGGATTCGCAACACGCTCGGTCAGTTGTCGCAACAATTGAGTGATGCTGGCTACCAAGAGTCTCTAGAGCCAATCATTGTTCGTCAGTATCTAGAGAACAAGCTGTCTGGAAGCCGAGTCTCTCAGCGCTTCCTAGCTGGACAAGTCAACTTCTGCACCCTGATGCCAATGCGCTCGATCCCATTTAAAACCGTGTGCTTGCTGGGGATGAACGATGGCGCTTACCCGCGCAATGTTGCTCCAGAAGGATTTGATTTGATGAATGGGCGAGTTAAGCCGGGTGATCGTTCACGCCGTGATGATGACCGTTATCTATTCCTTGAAGCGTTACTGTCGGCTCAAGATAGTTTGTATATCAGCTATATCGGCCGCTCAATTCAAGACAATACCGAGAGAGTGCCTTCGGTATTGGTGAGTGAGCTGATGGAGTACTGCCAGCAAAACTATTGCCTAGACGGGCAGCAAACATTGGACGTCGATCGCTCAGGAAATCAGTTGCTAGAGACGTTAACGCAACACTATCCAATGGTGCCATTCAGCCGCCATGCATTTGAGCTAGGAAGCTATGCGCGTGAATGGCTGCCGGTGGCCAACCGTGAGCAAGATAATCTTGTCAGCCAGGGACAGCCAGTGAGTAACTACTGGTTTGAAGCAACCTTTCCATATGAGTTGGATCTGGTTGAACTGCAGCGCTTTTGGCGATTGCCCGTACAGTATTTCTTTACTCGTCGCCTCAAGGTGATGTTTGACGAGTTGGATAACCCCTTACTCGATGATGAGCCGTTTGCACTTGATGGCTTGCAAAGCTTCCAAATGAAATCTGAACTGCTGTCTGTTTTGCTCGAATGTGAACCCTCGCAGTTACACTCAGCCGTCACCAACTTTGTCGCCAACAAGCGAGCCCAAGGCTCGTTGCCGGTTGGAGCGTTTGGTGAACTAGAGTTTGAGAGCAACCGAGTGCAGATAGAGGCGCTGCAAACAGAGTTGCAGCAGTATTGCTCAGCACCACTTGAAGATGTTGAAGTGCGTGTCACGTTGACCGCGCTAGGGGAGCAAAAGCCTATTCATCTTGTTGGATGGTTACAGCAGCACTATCAATCGGGACTGGTACGTTATCGAGTAGGGCGTATTCGCTCACAAGATATGCTCTCAGCTTGGATAGACCATCTGTGTTTGTGTGCTATGGGGCACAGTAAGCCAACACACCTCATTGGTTATGACCGTAAAGAAGGCGTCGTTCATTGGGTGATCCCCGCCATGAGTCGTGACCAAAGTCATCGCTTACTCAATGAGTTAGCTAGACTATTTTCTGAGGGTATTAATGCACCACTGCCTTACTTTCCAACGACAGCGCTCTCGGCAGTTGAAGCCGGTTTCTCACGCGGTAATTGGGTAGAAGATGACGAGAAGTCATTGAAGAAGATGGCAGGCGCTTTTGAAGGTGGCTACATGATGTCGGGTGAGGGGGAAAATGAGTATATCGCCCGAGTATGGCCGACATGGGATGAAGACCTTGCAAATCAGGTATTAGCGCTTAGCCGCTTAGTGATTCAAGCGCCACGTCTTAATCTTAAAACCGTCGAAGATTTTCGTAATGAAGTCAGCGTGAATACAGACAGTTAGAGAGTAGGGCGGCCGTCAGCATATCGTTATTTTATATAGGGTAATTAGCTGACGGCCATAGGTCAGAGGGACCTAATTTCGGTAGGAATGTGCGTAGTGATGAATTCCAATGCGCGCATAGTAGCCATTCGATATCGGAGATACCGTGAGAGAGATCCCACGGAAATTCAAAGATTTAGTAATTTGTTTTATGTATTCGGTTTTTATAGCTGGGATCACAGTTTGATCTCCTATAAACACGGGTTACAAGGAATTTTTATATGACTAATGCTGCGCAAGGCGTGACTCCACTTAATGCGATGACTTTTCCTCTGCATGGTGCCAGACTCATCGAGGCATCGGCAGGCACAGGTAAAACCTTCACTATCGCTGGTTTGTATTTGCGTCTAATCCTAGGGCACGGTGATGAGCAGACCCGTCATCAGCAGCCGCTAACGGTTGACCAAATCTTAGTCGTGACTTTTACTGAAGCGGCAACGGCTGAGTTACGAGATCGTATTCGAGCGCGTATCCATGACGCCCGCTTGGCATTCAGTCGTGGAGTCAGTGGTGATCCGGTGATTCAGCCACTTCTCGATGAAGTTGAAGATCACAGCTCTGCGGTAGCACTGCTGTTGCAAGCGGAGCGTCAAATGGATGAGGCCGCGGTCTACACCATTCATGGTTTCTGCCAGCGCATGTTGACGCAAAATGCCTTTGAATCAGGCAGCCGTTTTAATAATGAGTTTGTTACCGATGAGGGCATGCTCAAGGCTCAAGTGGTGGCTGACTATTGGCGTACCCAATTTTATGGACTGCCCCTGCCTTTAGCGCAGCAAGTCAGGCTGCTTTGGTCTGACCCAAGCGCCCTGCTTGGAGACATTAGCCATTATTTGAGTGGAGCACCGTTAAAGCTGAGCGTAGAGCCAATGACAGGCGGTTTGGATAAGCTTCATCAGCAAAACCTAGCGCGCATTGATGCTCTGAAACAACAGTGGCAGAGTGCTCAACAAGACTACCAAGCGTTGATTGAAGGCTCCGGCGTTAACAAGCGCAGCTATACAAAGAAATCACTGCCAACCTGGCTAGCGGCTATTGATGCATGGGCAGCCAATCCAACGACGGATTACAGTTACCCCGATCAGCTAGAGAAGTTTTCCCAGCAGGTGCTAGTGGAGAAATCACCGAAAGGTAATCCACCCGAGCATGGGACGTTTGCCGCGATTGATGAATTTTTGGCACAGCCCACCAGTCTCAAAGCACCGATTCTTGCTCATGCTATTGAAGTGTGTCGAGAGAAGCTGCAACAGGCTAAACATCGAAAGCAGTGGCTCTCGTTTGATGACCTACTGACCCAACTCTCCGCCTCAATGGATATGGATGAAGAGGGCTTGTTAGGTGAACGTATTCGCACCCTTTATCCGATTGCTATGATCGATGAATTCCAAGATACCGACCCGCTGCAATACAGCATATTTGGCCGTATCTATCTGGATCACCCTGATTGCGGTCTGTTTATGATTGGTGACCCTAAACAGGCGATTTATGGTTTCCGTGGCGCAGATATCTTCACTTACATCAAGGCGCGAAATCAGGTATCCGCGCACTACACACTCGGAACCAACTGGCGATCGAGTGCTGACATGGTGCTGTCGGTAAACCAAATCTTTGAGTTGCCGGACAGTCCGTTTATTTACGATCGTGATATTCCATTTTTGCCTGTTAATTACAGTCCCAACGCTGATAAGCGCCATTGGACACTCGAAGGGGATCAGCAACCGGCTCTGATCTATTGGCAACAGCAACCGGAAGATGATAAACCGCTGTCCAAAGGTGAATACCTCGATGTCATGGCGAGTGCCACAGCCAGTGAAATCCAAAAGATCCTCACGGCATCCGATAACGGCAATGCAGAGTTGGTCAGTGGCGATAAACGTCATGCCATCCAAGCAGGTGATGTTGCAGTGTTGGTGCGCACAGGCGCAGAGGGTCAGCGAATTCAACGCGCGCTGGCGGACCAAGGCATCGCTAGCGTCTATCTTTCCAATCGCGACAGCGTATTTAGCAGCGCAGTCGCTATGGATATTTTGCGTCTTCTTACCGCAGTACTGACGCCAGACGATGAGCGTAAGGTCAAAGCAGCACTCTCATCACGTCTGTTTGATCTGCCCATTGCTTACCTTGAGCAGCTCAATGAAGACGAGAATGAGTGGGAAGCGGTGTTAATTGAGTTCAAAGACTATCAGCAGCAGTGGTTTAACCGTGGAGTGTTGCCGATGCTGCGAGCGGTACTGAGTCAGCGCCATCTAGCTGAGCGCTGGCTACACAGTGAGAGTGAACGTCAACTCACCGATTTTATGCACCTGAGCGAGTTGCTGCAAAATGCTGGCGCAGAGCTAGATAGCCATCAAGCCCTGTTGCGCTGGTTGAGCCAAGCGATCAGTGATGCACAGCAGGGGGTGAATGGTGGAGATGATGCCATTCAGCGTTTAGAGTCAGAGCGGAATCTCGTGCAAATCGTCACTATCCATAAATCGAAGGGCCTCGAGTATGACCTCGTCTTTCTGCCATTTGTGTTCGCCGCACGTGAGGCAAGTGAGGCGAAATACTATGATGCTGAGCAAGATCGCACCGTGTTGGATATATTAGCCAATGATGATGCACTGGCGCTGGCTGATAAAGAGCGCCTTGCAGAAGACTTACGCCTAATTTATGTCGCATTAACGCGTGCGGTTTATGCCTGTTATATTGGTGCTGCGC comes from the Vibrio astriarenae genome and includes:
- the pstA gene encoding phosphate ABC transporter permease PstA; the encoded protein is MKLGIRWFKSGAPWIWLTGGAVSVSMLSVLGLLLLIGWKGLSYFWPAQLTMWTTHDGTQIVGQLYADEKVPVSYLQEMLPDVPDQIQDNTLIRRLSIKVANRELYSSDFVSFLETDVAQTSVPDDWAVIERSRNGDFFGLPVGYRQANGKVIDSPLEELPKGLVYAQNLRDEINRILETEIRLISRSMDKLKLEHRKRELNGNLSEVYLETYRARHQTLMVQLRVAEQQLDGLRELLDREALIVEDMLGSRTEIPLSQIYDIWFPNQMTIGEKITHWFGEVWKFLSENPRESNSEGGVFPAIFGTVLLVLIMAIVVTPLGVIAAIYLHEYAENNWLTRLTRVAVINLAGVPSIVYGVFGLGFFVYTLGGSIDSLFYSERLPAPTFGTPGLLWSSLTLAILTLPVVIVATEEGLSRIPKSVRDGSFALGATQSETLMRIVLPMATPAMITGLILAVARAAGEVAPLMLVGVVKLASSLPVDGEFPFLHLDRKFMHLGFHIYDLGFQTSNIEAARPLVFATAFLLVLVIVALNLTAISIRNNLREKYRTLGQD
- the pstB gene encoding phosphate ABC transporter ATP-binding protein PstB; the protein is MFSVSQALGYAPPLDVHNLRDDQTAIAIEDLNLHYKNVKALDGISMRIPKGQVTAFIGPSGCGKSTLLRCINRMNDLVDGCSIQGKVSLHAKNVYDPDVDVPTLRRRVGMVFQRPNPFPKSIYENVVYGLRLQGIRNSRLLDDAVERSLRAAALWDEVKHRLDDNAFGLSGGQQQRLVIARAIAIEPEVLLLDEPTSALDPISTLTIEELITDLKSQYTVVIVTHNMQQAARVSDHTAFIHMGNLVEYSDTDSIFTSPVKKQTEDYITGRYG
- the phoU gene encoding phosphate signaling complex protein PhoU, producing MNFGRHISGQFNVELESIRTHVLTMGGLVEQQLSFALQALNKEDIDLARKVVKDDHKVNVMEMSIDEACTRIIAKRQPTAKDLRLIMAIIKTISDLERIGDVATKIAYVAIETPSSKQRKYHVSLETLCRLAIDMLHQALDAFARMDVESAAQVHKMDDKIDAECKAVIEQLTKLMMEYPKNIPSMLQIMQSAHAIERVGDRCQNICEYIVYFVIGKDVRHLEDDDLGRALNDI
- a CDS encoding copper homeostasis protein CutC produces the protein MQIEVCIDHLESLPLAIEGGASRIELCSSLDLGGLTPSYGLMCRAAKLSRVPVYAMIRPRQGDFLYNEYDVELMCLDIEAAATAGLQGIVTGMLTVEGHLDMPAMSKLVDTAKANGLGVTFHRAIDQCADIEQALEQIIRLGCERVLTSGQACSAQEGISTLRALVEQADGRISIMAGAGVNAQNVNDIVTQTHVNEVHLSGKTTRNSQMTFVSNAAQMGNTEVDDFIVPITNPKAIQAVADALNKLG
- a CDS encoding YebG family protein, which codes for MAVIVKYVVERNGEEKMTFTSKAEADAYDKMLDMADELFELLGKSELMEDEGKQEDLAMFLAQNKEEVLYALGAKRKPAPKKAKPVEVVEEPKEEDAA
- the recC gene encoding exodeoxyribonuclease V subunit gamma, with protein sequence MFTVYHSNQIDVLKTLLVELIKRDPLENPLEAEQILVQSPGMSQWLKMALAEEFGVAANLEFPLPATFIWNMFSHVLPDVPERSFFNKEAMVWKLMTLLPKQLEHPEFAPLKQYLSDDEQQIKQYQLAEKIADIFDGYLVYRPEWIASWEAGQSVDEIEGEHEWQPMLWQALYDYTVSLDQSPYHRANLYEHFIDTLQSYQGEFDKLPKRLFIFGISSLPPRYLDALKALGEHIDVHLMFTNPCQYYWGEVRDKRFIAKLAAKHRQHLVFNQQQSAIDGETPILKGSIEQNTLDELHVDAVGNSLLASMGKLGRDNLYLLSQLESNEIEAFVDIERDTLLHQLQADILNLEEHQDDNILDSSVHKQVVQADDKSVTVHVCHSAMREVEVLHDQLLAMFERQPDLKPRDIIVMVADINAYSPAIQAVFGNASADRYIPFSISDRTADKESPILNAFSSLLLLPESRCTASELLELLETPAIMRKFGLDYSDFQQAKLWVEASGIRWGLSPQTATEFDLPMGEQNTWQFGIERMLLGYAMAVDAPLFESSHGTIAPYNEVQGLSAELAGKLAHYIESVGQYRARLGQVQTVADWQVCLGELLEGFFAPELEEEVALHGIRNTLGQLSQQLSDAGYQESLEPIIVRQYLENKLSGSRVSQRFLAGQVNFCTLMPMRSIPFKTVCLLGMNDGAYPRNVAPEGFDLMNGRVKPGDRSRRDDDRYLFLEALLSAQDSLYISYIGRSIQDNTERVPSVLVSELMEYCQQNYCLDGQQTLDVDRSGNQLLETLTQHYPMVPFSRHAFELGSYAREWLPVANREQDNLVSQGQPVSNYWFEATFPYELDLVELQRFWRLPVQYFFTRRLKVMFDELDNPLLDDEPFALDGLQSFQMKSELLSVLLECEPSQLHSAVTNFVANKRAQGSLPVGAFGELEFESNRVQIEALQTELQQYCSAPLEDVEVRVTLTALGEQKPIHLVGWLQQHYQSGLVRYRVGRIRSQDMLSAWIDHLCLCAMGHSKPTHLIGYDRKEGVVHWVIPAMSRDQSHRLLNELARLFSEGINAPLPYFPTTALSAVEAGFSRGNWVEDDEKSLKKMAGAFEGGYMMSGEGENEYIARVWPTWDEDLANQVLALSRLVIQAPRLNLKTVEDFRNEVSVNTDS
- the recB gene encoding exodeoxyribonuclease V subunit beta, with product MTNAAQGVTPLNAMTFPLHGARLIEASAGTGKTFTIAGLYLRLILGHGDEQTRHQQPLTVDQILVVTFTEAATAELRDRIRARIHDARLAFSRGVSGDPVIQPLLDEVEDHSSAVALLLQAERQMDEAAVYTIHGFCQRMLTQNAFESGSRFNNEFVTDEGMLKAQVVADYWRTQFYGLPLPLAQQVRLLWSDPSALLGDISHYLSGAPLKLSVEPMTGGLDKLHQQNLARIDALKQQWQSAQQDYQALIEGSGVNKRSYTKKSLPTWLAAIDAWAANPTTDYSYPDQLEKFSQQVLVEKSPKGNPPEHGTFAAIDEFLAQPTSLKAPILAHAIEVCREKLQQAKHRKQWLSFDDLLTQLSASMDMDEEGLLGERIRTLYPIAMIDEFQDTDPLQYSIFGRIYLDHPDCGLFMIGDPKQAIYGFRGADIFTYIKARNQVSAHYTLGTNWRSSADMVLSVNQIFELPDSPFIYDRDIPFLPVNYSPNADKRHWTLEGDQQPALIYWQQQPEDDKPLSKGEYLDVMASATASEIQKILTASDNGNAELVSGDKRHAIQAGDVAVLVRTGAEGQRIQRALADQGIASVYLSNRDSVFSSAVAMDILRLLTAVLTPDDERKVKAALSSRLFDLPIAYLEQLNEDENEWEAVLIEFKDYQQQWFNRGVLPMLRAVLSQRHLAERWLHSESERQLTDFMHLSELLQNAGAELDSHQALLRWLSQAISDAQQGVNGGDDAIQRLESERNLVQIVTIHKSKGLEYDLVFLPFVFAAREASEAKYYDAEQDRTVLDILANDDALALADKERLAEDLRLIYVALTRAVYACYIGAAPLRNGRSTKEPTGVHKSAMGYLLQNGQQGGMADLANAIGEQTKLASVAELSPPECLPSKYVPPTVEQDDIVAQTLTQNIDRHWRMTSYSGLVKQGSHGHKEVLVDVGTFDVDSADEAQQDDEEQALSIFNFPRGAQPGTFLHALFEEVEYTQLATEARNTAIILDLMKQSSIDEQWLPVLQNMVDTVLATPLDGQQMRLKDSKPSQRLVEMEFMLPIKLLSAPALNRVIKHHDSLSARTGDLGFQTVQGMLKGFIDLVFEYQGKYYVLDWKSNHLGDQIDDYHSAALSHSMADHRYDLQYQIYSLALHRFLNSRIPNYDYEHHFGGVYYVFLRGVDGQSDNGIFSAKPSLAMLNDLNDLIDDSLESSSLEESK